The sequence below is a genomic window from Gammaproteobacteria bacterium.
ACTCGCTGACACGCAGGTCCAAATCCATGGCACTGCCGCAGCCGTCGGCCGGACAACGCAGGGTGGCTTGCAAGCGGTCACCCACGGTGAGGCGGCGGACATGCCACAGCAAGGCTTCGCGATCCCCCGCCACCAGCTCCGCCAGGGCGGCGCGGCTGACGCTGTTCCGACCCTCGAGGCGCTCCACGCAGCGCGTCAGCAGTTCAGTGGCCCGCGTCACCGGCAGCGCTTCGGCGGTGTTTTCCACCAAAAACTCCTCATCGCGGCCGGTGAGGGGGCGCAAGCCCGCCTCACGGCAGTGGCGGCCGTCCACCCAATAACCGTGGGGCAGCAAAATCGCTTCCCCCATGGCGGCTTAGGCCTCCGGTTCAGTGTAGCTGGGCTCGCTGGGCTCGGCCGTCTCGTAGTCGCGCTCCCAACCCTCGTTTTCCAACTTGAGGGTTTGAATGGCCACGGCGTTGGCGCTGGCGTCCAGCTCCGGCAGGGCCTGGAATTCGCTCACCCAGCAACGGTAGACCTTGTAGGCGATGACCTTCTGGCCGGCTTCGTTGTAAAGCTCGATGATGACGTCTTTGCGGAAATCCTTGAGCGACACCTCGGCGCCCAGGCCGGAACCGTAGTTCCACACCTTGTTGGCCCATTTTTCGAACTCGGTGTCGTGGGTGACGCCCCGCTCCAGGGTGATGGCCTCATATTTGCTCTGCCCCGGGGAACGGCGCACGGTGCTGGGGTCGCCCCCTTCGCGGTGTTCCACCACCTCGGTGCTGCGCTTGAGGGCCCCCACCTTGGCCACCCCGGCCACGTAGCGGCCGTCCCATTTGACGCGGAATTTGAAGTTCTTGTACGGATCGAAACGCTGAGCGTTAACGGTGAATTGAGCCATGATCCCCCTCCTTTAGGTTTCGATCTGTCCGGCCAGCTGCTGGATCTTGATGATGACGAACTCCGCCGGCTTGAGCGGCGCAAAGCCCACCAGGATATTCACCACGCCGCGGTTGATGTCCGCCTGGGTGGTGGTCTCCTTGTCACACTTGACCAGATAGGCTTCGCGCGGCGTGCTGCCCTGGAAGGCGCCCTGGCGGAACAGGCCGTTCATGAATGCCCCCACATTGAGCCGGATCTGGGCCCACAGGGGCTCGTCATTGGGCTCGAACACCACCCACTGGCTGCCGCGGTAAAGGCTCTCTTCGATGAACAGCGCGATGCGGCGCACGGGGATGTATTTCCAGTCGGAGGCCTGCTGGTCTGCCCCCACCAGGGTGCGGGCGCCCCAGCACACATTGCCGTACACGTCGAAATTGCGCAGGCAGTTCAGCCCCAGGGGATTGAGCTGGCCGTTTTCGGCGTCGGTGAGCTTGTAGGTGAGATCCGGCACATTGCGCAGATTGCCCTCGATGCCCGCCGGGGCTTTCCACACGCCGCGGTTGGCGTCGGTGCGGGCGTAGAGCCCGGCCACGGTGCCGCTGGCACCCACTGCTTTGAGGCGGTAGTTGTTGAGAGGGTCGGGAATGCGCGGCCGGGGAAAATAGGCTGCGGCGTTTTGGTGGCGCAGGGTGGCATTTTGGTCCAGCCAGTCGCGGGCCTCGTCCAGCGTGTCGATGTTGGCGGGCAGGTCCACTATCATGAAGGCGCGGCGGCTTTCGCAATAACTCTGTGCTTCGCTGTAGACCTGGCTCATGGAGGTGGCGTCCAGCTCCGCCGCCCGGGGCAGGCAGAGAATATTGAACAAGTCCGCGTCTTCCAGGGCATAGATACCGGTCTTCGCCGCCAACGAGCCGCGCAGTTCGGTGGCTGTAGGCGGATCGCCGTCAGCGCCGGTGGTGCCCGCCCCCTGGGCGCCCACGCTGGTGGCGCTGCCCAGGCTGTATTGCTGCACGTTGGCGATGGGGGCGATCAGGCCCAGGTCGGTGGCGGGCGTGCCGCTGTTGTCGGTGAAGGTCAAAATAGTTTCAGCATCGAAGTTTTGCCCGGTGCGCCCGGCACGGACCAAAAACTGTGTGCCGATCAACGATACCGTGGCCCCCGCCAGCAAGGGCTCATTGGGATCGGCGGCGCGGATGGCCGATTGCAGTATGGCCCTGACCTGCTGAAGATTGGCGGGCGCGGTGGAAAAGGTGACGGTCGCCGTGGCCGTGCTGCCGCCGTAGTGCACATCGAAGGTTTCCCCGGAGGTCAGCGCGGCTTCTGCACCGGTCGCATCCGTGCTCCACGTTCCGGTGGGCGCCGGCCGGGTGGTGGTGTCGGAGGTGGGGGTGAGGCGGGTGAGCTGGATCAGCCTGGAGCCTTCGTTCACCACTTCCACGGCATAGTCGCTGTGATTGGGGTCCATGGACAGATTACGATAGGTCTCGTCCTGCACCACCACCTGACGGCCGTCCTGGAACGCCACTTCGACCACGGTCAGATTGAACAAGCTGCTGGGATCGGTGGTGTCGTAATCCACATCGAGGCGCACGTTGTTGGCCCAGGCACCGGGGTTGTCCACCGCCGCGCCTTGCAGCCGCCGCCCCGCTGTGGCCGTGAGCACGCCCGTGCCGCTGCCGTCCTGCAGGGTGATGGTGGCGGTGGCATAGGTGCCCGCCTCGGCGGTGCGCACCACATAAGCGTTACTGCCACCATTGAGAAAAAACTGCTGGATGGCATAGCTGGCCTCGCTCAGGCGGTGCAGGCCACCGAACTCGCGCTCGAAATCGCCAAAATTGAAAATCTGCACCGGGTAATCCATGGGACCACGGGCAAAGAAATCCACAAAAGCGCCGATGGACGTGGCCACGCCCACAATGGTGCGCACGCCGCTGGGCAGCTCTTCGATGTACACGCCGGGATAAGTCGGTGTCACAGGCATGGTTCAAGCCTCCTTGAGATGTTATGGCAGCGAGCTGGCTTTAACAGGATGTTGAAAAAGGCCGTCCTGGCCTTTTTCAACGCCGGAAGCAGAAAATGCGATTTCCGGCTTCCTCACGTTTTCAATGACTTGCCGTCATTGAAAACGGCGGTGCATCCCTGCACCGCGGCACAGGCTGCCGAAAAACGGTGTTTTTCAACAGCCTGTTCAAGGTGTCGCATCGCGACCCACGACGATATGAATCGTGGCGTCTTGCACCAGCGTGCTGGAGAAAAACAAACTGCCCGGCGCGTTGTCCAAGGCCGACACCGCGCCCGTGCCGGCCAGGGTGATGGGCTGATCCAGCTGGAATGAAGGATTGGCGGAAGAATTGACTTTGTAACTGAGAAAATTGAGATCGTCGCCGAAACGGTCGGCGCTGATTGCCAGAAACTTCACCTGCCCGGCACCACCCGGTTGCACTTCCACCTCTTTGTCGGTGTCGGGCCCGCCCGTCGTGCCACTGCCGCGCACGGTGATCTTGATGATATCCACCGCCTCCACCGAGATAGCACGGGACAGGGACATCGCCGTGTTACCGCCTACCACCACCGTGGACGTCCATTGAATGGTCTGAGCCATAAGCGCCTCCCTCAGTTAGCCTGGCCGACCAGCGCGTGCGAATGCAGTACGCCGAGAAGAAAAAACCCTGTAACAAGCAGCTTGGTTCTGCTAATTCAACCAAGATCTCTGAACACAGCCGCTGACGGGCCGCACCCGGCCAGCACACCTTGACAAGAAATGGGAAAACCGGCTGAAACAACCAATAAGGAGAGTCCGCGCACGCCGGTGAACGTGACCTTTGTATGACCCAGTCTGCTACCTGGAAAACGCTTCATCGATCCTTCCGCCAGCGTATCCGCGAGGAGAGCAACACTCCGTTGGTGTTCAATATACTCCGATGATCGAACAAGTTGCAATGGGTCTGTGTGTGAAATTTTTCATACCACAGACTAGTCGGGGCAGGCATGAAACATGCGGCCACGACTGCGAAGAAGAGGCTGTCGCCGCCAAGCGACAACCACAGGAAGCAGCCATGTGAGAAGCGACGAGTTGATGGTCTGCATGATCACCGGTACAAGTATCGTCGATATCTGGCTTGCTGCCATTGGTTGTCGACGGTGGGCGGCGTAAAAACTATCCTGACAGAGGGAGGTCGTATGCCATCCTGACCAGCCTTGTTCCCAGTCTCGCGAATTATATTTGCTCAGCAATCAAATCAGGTCGTTCTGACTGTTTGATACTCGCCCGTGAAATCCGCCCGCCATTTGACGACATGGCGGCAGTTCACAGACTCCCAGTGGCGGGCGCCAAGGCGGCACCTCCCCCGGGGCCGCGCCATCA
It includes:
- a CDS encoding phage tail protein, with the translated sequence MAQFTVNAQRFDPYKNFKFRVKWDGRYVAGVAKVGALKRSTEVVEHREGGDPSTVRRSPGQSKYEAITLERGVTHDTEFEKWANKVWNYGSGLGAEVSLKDFRKDVIIELYNEAGQKVIAYKVYRCWVSEFQALPELDASANAVAIQTLKLENEGWERDYETAEPSEPSYTEPEA
- a CDS encoding phage tail sheath family protein; this encodes MPVTPTYPGVYIEELPSGVRTIVGVATSIGAFVDFFARGPMDYPVQIFNFGDFEREFGGLHRLSEASYAIQQFFLNGGSNAYVVRTAEAGTYATATITLQDGSGTGVLTATAGRRLQGAAVDNPGAWANNVRLDVDYDTTDPSSLFNLTVVEVAFQDGRQVVVQDETYRNLSMDPNHSDYAVEVVNEGSRLIQLTRLTPTSDTTTRPAPTGTWSTDATGAEAALTSGETFDVHYGGSTATATVTFSTAPANLQQVRAILQSAIRAADPNEPLLAGATVSLIGTQFLVRAGRTGQNFDAETILTFTDNSGTPATDLGLIAPIANVQQYSLGSATSVGAQGAGTTGADGDPPTATELRGSLAAKTGIYALEDADLFNILCLPRAAELDATSMSQVYSEAQSYCESRRAFMIVDLPANIDTLDEARDWLDQNATLRHQNAAAYFPRPRIPDPLNNYRLKAVGASGTVAGLYARTDANRGVWKAPAGIEGNLRNVPDLTYKLTDAENGQLNPLGLNCLRNFDVYGNVCWGARTLVGADQQASDWKYIPVRRIALFIEESLYRGSQWVVFEPNDEPLWAQIRLNVGAFMNGLFRQGAFQGSTPREAYLVKCDKETTTQADINRGVVNILVGFAPLKPAEFVIIKIQQLAGQIET